Below is a window of Cygnus atratus isolate AKBS03 ecotype Queensland, Australia chromosome 3, CAtr_DNAZoo_HiC_assembly, whole genome shotgun sequence DNA.
tttgttctAATAAAGGAACTGACACATCCCTTAAGTTCCTTAATaaacaaacttcattttcttgctattctttctccttttgcctactttttttttttttttttaaatgaacagacCAAATAACTCTCAAAGTGTTGGGAGTTGAGCAAAACATAGCAAAACAACTaaattttcactgctgtttagcataagaattaattttccattaGCACCCCAATAAAAGCTTACATCTCATCTGCAGTTCTCCAACTGGAAGAAGCTGCATTTGCCATTTCAAGAGTCAAAATATCAAGAGCATCCTTTGGCTAGCATATGCAATTAGCTCAAGTTCACTCAAGGacatggaaaaagcagaaagtaacAACCAAGAGAAATCACATAAAGGTAAGGGAATATGGGTCTTTGACTACACAAGAGTGACATTTTCTGATCATTCATTGAGTCTTGTTTCTCATGGGCCTGCCTTCTTTAAACTTGAAAACAGTCCATCCTTCtcaataaatatatacataaaattgTTGTATGTACCCTGAACTACCCATCCATTACTTCCCAGAAAGGCCAAATATTCAGGGATTCTTCCAAATCTGGTGTACAAGCGTGAAGCAGCCAATCATTAAATACTGATGATGCAAGTTTCTTTAAGGCTAAGATGCAGCATCTGGCCCTTTcataaaacacttcaaaactAAAATGCTTACATACTTCCTGAAGGTGCTCTGAGGATCACCAGCTGCCCACAAAAACACCCTAGCCACATATGTTTGAAGGCGCTAtcattctaatttaaaaaaaaaaaaagttctacaACTTGATACAGTGCTTTGACAATTTTCCTGCATCTCTGAGAACttgacaaataaatgaaaaaattgcaaagcatcacatttacaaaacacttctgaaaaattagaaatattaattgaaTCAGCAGGATAGTGTGCTTCATTAAACTTCATCTAAGTGGATTTTCTATTGTTAAATGCTTCTAACAGAACTCTAGCACTGAACTGAATCTACTAATCTGGTCAAGCTGACATGAGTTTTGTGCCAGAATTGTTACATTAGAATGTCCAATTAATTTAAGGACCAACTTCTATCTGCCAGAGGTTTAGTCAAAGGAGCTCCCCTAAAAGAAGCCTGTCCAGAGATGTGTCAGTGTCTTATGATGTTACATCACTGCTGTGAAGGGTCATTTCAACAACTCCACCTGGCTAGGTAAGATTAAGCAACTAATCTCTTAGTTCTCCACAAAAACTGGTGTGAGTATAACATCATGAAACCAATCCCCAGGAATGATAAACCCATAAATTAGCAAATGCTTATAAAAAACACCTTGATGATTATGTGAAAAAGTTCAGGCAGATGAAACCTCCCAAGACCACAGTATCTAAATTAACAGACTTTTCAACAGGGacaataagaaaacaaatcagaagtaCTGTGCAGGATTACTCAGTACATATCCGTGAAAAACCATGTCGACTTTCCCTCTGATTAGGGTACAAATTTCGTTACAGCCCTCTACCTTCCATCACCATCAAAAATAGAGACttactttcaattttcttccaaaactaaGACCACGATGCAGCAAACAGACTCCTTTTATTTGGCTGTAGCAAGCCTAGCACAAGAGCAGCAGAGGTGCTTATCTTGATACCAATCTTAACTACTATTCTAGCTAGCATATAACAACgttatttgtttttgcattcaATCTcaacttttaactttttaagaATTATAGACAGACTtagggttttctgtttgttttaatttaaaaaaaaagcaactggaGATTTCTTCCCAAAGAATAGATAGAACACTAGGTCAAGCAACAGTCATTCATTTATTGACTTAAACAAGCAAGAAGTATCCTCAGACATAATGGCCACCACTTGAGCAATACAAATCAATACTACTGAAGAACAGGGAACATCTTTTTCTCTCACCCCTCCCATCCCAGAAGTAACAATAGAAATACCAGGGCCCctagagaaaagagaaggagaaaaattataaaaggCGCTTATAATGAGCTGCAGAGTTGAAACATGGATACTAAAAAATCATTAGCTACTCCACCATATCACCACAATCACctcaaaaataactttcattGTTCCATTTCTACCAGGTAACAAATATATAGCGCTGTTTAACAGCGATTTCAATGTATTAACAACTGTCCTCAGCTGAAGCAGAACAGCAATTACTTGTTTATATTAAATTTGAGACTACAGGTAGAAAGAAGTGTTTCCAGAGAATATGATGCAAGTCTTCTCTAGTTAATGAAAAGGGAACGGGAggagaaacaaagctgtttttgaCAGTTACTGTATGTCTGTAGCAATCAAGCAATTCATTCTCTGTTGATATTTCATTACAGACACAATATTCTGATAGAGTATGTCAGCTCTACTCACCCTATGACAGAGTATCTGAAGAATGTATCTATAAAGTCGCTTAGGTTGTGGGCCACTGAAAATCCCAACCTGCTACTCCTGTGCgggtatttttttcatcagacaccagcaaaaaaaataaaaaaaaatccgaaCAGGCTGCATGCAAAGCTATCATTGCTATATCATTTAGTCTTCCTTGTAACAGCTGAAAATATGAGTAAGGCATTCCTCAGATTTAGAGAAAACATTAGGAGGCTGTAGTTTTGCAGGCAAGGagaccttttattttaatccatTAAAAGAACCCAAAATAGTCAGCAGGTGGCCACATCTATCcatgtttcattaaaatcacATAAACCCTAAGTACAAAAGCACCACTGATTATTGCTCTagaaaaactgcatgaaaaattCAAATACGCACAGTAAAAACATCACCATATGCACAAGACTTAATTTCTTAAAGCAAGTGTATGGAATGCTGATCCAATTTTACACATACCTTGCAATATTAAGTTGATATTTATATTACTTGGCAACAATGGGAATTTCTAAAAGCACTGTTATGAGAAGGGAAATGTTCATATACAGTTTAATATGTCAACTATCGTAGTCCtaaaaaaattagcatttacaaaatacttgataaaaatatcttttaaaagttGTCCAAGAGGTACATAAAATCAACCCAAAATTTTCATGATATTTCATTCCTTCTTGTCACCTACAGATTCAGTTTTCTGAGCctgtggagaagaaagaaaaattaattactaTAGTAAATTGCtgttatatatgtataaatacccAAACTACTCTTACTCCTTCAATTTCTTACTTTTAAACAGCTCAATTTCAAACCTATGTCGATATTACAtttacacaaacaaaacaggtaCACTCACACACTTCTCTTAATTTATTCGTCccagcttttcaaaagcaatacAAGCCTTACCTGTCAGCTTCCATTGTTCATACTGAAAAGCACCACACTACTACCTGTTTCTATTCACTGCACACATGCAGAATGCTCTACCGTACCCTTAACTTTCACTGTTTCAATCTGCCCTTTTACTGACAGTGTGCTGGGTGGGGCACCTCTGGATGTTGAAACACTAACAGTTGAGCGAGAGATGCGAATCTGCAATAACATTATGggcaataaaaagaaacattatgaACATGCTATCAATGTCTGAAAGgctgaataattaaaaaagcactGATTCAATCAGCAGGAGGTATGTGTGGAAAGTACCtcttcagctttattttcaccattttcagATGGTGTAGTACCTTCCTTTGCAGCTTCTTGCTTTTCATCCTTCTTCCCTTTAGCACCTTTGTTGGCCTTTGTTCCAGGTTCCTTCTgacagaagattaaaaacatgGGCACAGATGTTGCATGAATAGCCACAACTCTACATCTTTAACAAAAAACCTTCATATGAAGTATGAAGCAAATTCTAGCAAGCTGCACGTGCTGgactgaaacagaaaaccagcTAAATACCACCTGAAAAATTTATATCCAAAGTTATCCAGACTCCCTAAATTTCTAGAaaatttgcttctttgttttttctcttaattcacagggatacaaaaaaaaaactcgaACTATTTTGGTTGCACTGATTAAAAATCAGAGGTATCTAAAATATCTGTATGAACAAATCCAATTACAGTATATGGAAAGCTTATTTAGCCAAGCACAAACACCACACTGCTTGTGCAGCAGCAATACAGTTTTGATtaacatgaaataataaattagatTAACAAAATTAAGCACTTTTGTTGGCTGTCCTTTTGTTAGTTTGGTAACATCTGTGATGTTCATTTCATGTCAATGAAGAACCAACCAACACATTAGAAAGGCAAACTGATAAAATTccatctgcagcagcacaaagcagagaaTTTATCAAAAGGAACTATCCTAACATCTACAGTTTCATTTGGAGATAAGCTCTTGAACAATTCCTATGTTGaacctacttttttttattccttgctttctgtatgtatttatatttgtgaTCTAAGAGCCGTAGAAACATAGGATAAGGACAACAGCATAAGTaatgagataaaaatataaatcatgtttggcagagtatttttttttttacattggtAGCTAAAATAGTTCTGATAAACCCTGTGAATATCTTCCATGGGATCATTCGCTCCAAATTCTCCATGCAGAATGGCAACAGTAGCTGGGAGCAGGGATATGAAGGTCAGTCTCCCTTTGCATTGGAACATTAGCAACCTTTCCGGAGGGGTCCCCACAGAGCAGTGGGGCAAGGAGGAAGGGATGTCATTAATCCCAGTTACAGGGCAGCCTGAATTACTCCTTTCACTCTTGAGCTTCGATGTTACACAGCAGCTGCCATGCCTGACTGAGACGCTTACTGGTGGTGTATATCATCTTAACTCTTCAACTACAAATGAACGAACTGAGACTTAGTAAATCCGTAATTTGCAAGCTTTGAACAATAAAAGGGATCCTGAAGCTATATTATCTTCAGTTGTTTATTAGCGGGGTCAGAGTACAcacttgctgctttttgtttaggAGACCAAGATTAATATACTCCTTAAAACATGATCCGGTTAGaactcagaaaaagaaaaaaaaacagattactgtattaaaaaaatatttagagttACATTGAAAAGGGCTCCAGTTGCCTTGGAAGTCAATGCAGCTTCATCTGACTCATAACACCACGTTCATTTTGTAACACGTGCTGGAAGATACAGAACCTACCACATTCCCTTCCTTTACTAGTGCTCTTTTTAAGAGAGAAGCAGGACAGACTCAGCAAGACATTGTTAGTATTTTAAGTTAGTAAGTTATAATGTGTTCAAAGTCATAGTTTTACTTTCACACATGGACTTCATATTCCGATACTTGCCCAGCTAAGATACCAATACAAGGACTTGAAAAATGTAGGCAGGAAGAGTGCTAGACAGGAGTTTCCAGCAGTacgttttttttctgataaagcAATTGTTCTTATTTAGCATTCCCCTTGGGCGCAAATAGATCTACAGTTCCTGAAGTACATGATTCACATGCTGAAATCCTGGAAAGGTATTTCAGACTCTAATAAGATTTTAATTTGACTGTAACTGACCTagaaaacccaaaccattcaatttaaatatatttaatttcaccTTTAATTATAATTGTGCATTCTCAGCAATTGCCAGGCTTCAAGAAGAGATAAGAGTATCTCACTATGAAATGAAGTACTGCCCCTCTAGACAACGGAACAGGATGGCATGGAGTAATCTCAAATCCTATTGTAGAAACCAAACCTGTAAATTTCAGGAAAGGTGTAGGAAAGGTGAAGATTGTTTTTGAAGTAGAAATTAACTACAAACTAACATAGTCTGCATATCAAACAGGCAAGACGTTTTGTTTGGGCCAGTAATGAGGCCAGGAAGGGgtggaacagaaagaaaagaatgatctaatttgttttttctttgagggGAGAActgggaggagggcagaggagctgaTGCCTCTCACAAATACTCTGCGAATTCAACTGTTTGCAGTGCAAAAAGGGAGTGTACTTGCTTATTATTGGCTACAAGGATGGCAGCTGAAGTATATTTACCTTAGTGGTTTTCCTTGGCTTGGGTTCAGGTTTTGGTGGAGCAGGTTtctaaaaagacatttttagttGCATGCTGTATGAAACACATTACCAGAAGCCAGCAACCCAAGCTCCACGCAgcttccccccacccaccccttCCCTTACTTCCCATTCATTACTGTGCACCTcgaaaaagactgaaaaacctTAATGCACCTCCTCACCGTACACACACCTATTTTCATTAGCTCTATGGAGTTACACTTCAGGAGTCAAAAGCAGTTCGAGGGTCATTCAAAGAGACAAACACGGAGATTAGAAGTAACTACTAAAAAAGGCCTATCAGATGTGTTCTAATAGAGAAGAGGAACTAAACCCAAGTACTAGTAGTGGCAGAGAATGAAACCCTCAAAGGACagccttttctctttcacagacaAGTTGCACTTCCACAACTAACAGCCTGCAAAAGGATACTGAGTCAATGCTGAATGTAGCAGACAGCATTGCACTGAGGTGGGGAAATGCATCTTCTGTCAGAGTAACTTCCCAAAATCAAGAAAATGCAATTATCTTTAGCTCTAGAGTTCTTAAATACCCCTCAGCAAGAATTAAAATTCAATCAAGCAAAATGTAACAAACCTGCTTGGTCTGAGAAAGCACTAAAAAAGTATACACTAAGAGCTGTCACATATACTTACAGCTGACAATCTTGCTGATCGTCTCGTGGgctacagaaaaggaagaaagaagacatttttataGGCATACAGCAAATAGTATTCAAATCAACACAGTATCAGTCATGATGACAGCATAAAACATGCCCCTTCCAAAATACCTATCTATTGCCAAACACAATTCAGGGCTTCCTCATCTTGGAGGACCAAAAATTTAAAAGGACAAAGTAATGTGTAATTCCTGATAAATTCTCCTCTAAATCTACTCTCAATATGGTGAAATACTATTTTCCCCCTATTTTACAAGTATTTCTGAGTCTGTTGCTGCACTATGAAAGGTTCACAAATACATTGTGTGACTACCTGTGCAGAGGACACTGAATCTTTctcaaaaatacttaaatttcaTAAATACTTAGAATGATGTTTCTGTAATCTATTAGATGTTATTTGTAATAGCTGGTAAGAAATACTATCTGATAAACAGCAGAATAAAGATAACACCCTTCCCTAGAGGATATCAGACCcctaaaatttcaaaaatgaaactgaagggCCCCCTCACTTCCACATTCCCCCCCAACACTCAGTCCAGGAGTGCATATAAAGAAGCATACAAAGGCAGCTGCAGAATCACAGGGGAAAAGGATTTCTTCTATTTAAACAAttctaaaaaggaaagaagaacgtcaaatattctgcttttcttcctttttccttcatcaCCGTCCTTATTAAgctttatttcattctgttctttctcataAATTTACCACTGAAGATGAGTTAAGTTTTCAAAGCATTTGTAAGCTTATTGGTTTGCtaacaatattttttgcattcatTAAAATAGATAAACCCACGATCCAGTTACACAGCATGGTTAACAAACACGATTAAAGTTTGGCCTGTATCATAAAACTGGAATCACACTTGTAATCAAAATAAAGAGACAACTCAACTGCAACAAATATCCCATGCAACGCAGCTGAAACAGTGAatcaaaaatacctttttaattATGCATTAAGCATTTAAGTTGAGATGAAAAATCACGGCTCCACATATCtcttgcaacagaaaaaaagctgttgtttATGTCTGAAGAATGCAGGAGTTTCTATTCATTGGAGCCATTTAAGTATCCTTTGAGGAAAGCAGTAGTGAAAAGTTCAGATCTGGGTTCAGCAAAATAGAAGTCTTATCAAAAAACACCTAACGATATTCTTAGCTATCAAATACTTACGCATctttaacaaaaaacaagccTCTCTTTTCTTAcaaacaagtttattttcacAACTGATGATTTCTGTCCCTCAATGTCTGGGCATCAAAACGTCGTGTTAgcatttacttttcaaaagatACTGTGGTTTTCTACACAAATTAAAATCTCTCCCATATCCCCCAACTGTTCCAGTTCCATGACTGGTTTCATATATGTTTTGCATTGCTACGAGGAACTCGGCATAAGCCCTCCAGCTCCTTTAAAAATGCCTGAATGCCTGACTGGTGTGTCATTTTAATTCTCATTCACAGCTTGTACGTATGTTGTGTTATCTGCTTATACGGAGATAATCAGAGTCAAGTCAAAGGCCacattttaatatgattttggaacttttttccccattcaaaCAGTTGTACTAAGACAGGAACAATCAGCTTGCCCAACTGTCTGTTTGACACTGGTCCACTAGCAAACACCCATGGAAAGAGTCCATGAAATGGAGCAGACAGAACAACACTTTGCACTTTCCAACTCCTCCAGCTTCTGGCAATCTACATTTGCAAACTTTCCAACCTGGATACTACATATACATCACATGTTTAATAGCCCCCAAGGGACACTTTTTCCATAAACCTGTCTAAGAAGCTACTGAACTCCCTGGTACTTTCGGTTTCGATAACATCCTGTAGCAAGGAGTTCCATAATGGGATTACGTGCtgtgtggaaaagaaaaagtaaaatctccACTGTTTGTTGTCTTTCCTCTAAACTTATTGACTCTTACTTTCACTATATCCCTCTTGTTCTCAGGTTACTAACTGCCTTTCTCTGTGTAACTGACGACTTTATCCCCTCTTATACGAAAAGTCCAGAATCCTACACCATCTGCTGGAACCCACTGAAAAGCTGCTCCACACCCTCTGTATGTGCCACTGTACTTCGTATGCTTTTCATTCTATCCTTCTTAAGGAACAGCCAGgagaatttcattttgtagtTCACATCTGAGTGCCCAACAAAGTAATCTTGTGATACACTGATATTTCCCACTCTGTCCTCCAGTATTTTTCCCACATTCTATTTACTTTGTGATTAGAAGAACCACTGTTGTCTAACAACTACTCACAGTGATTCCATAATCTGATTAACAGCTGATTTGGTGACAATCACTGCCATCTTCCCCTTGCCACGTGAATTAATTCACGTTTCTCCATATTGAGTTAGCACCACTTACGTTTTATCACCTAGTTATCAGTGACATTACATCCTTCTAGGTCCCACTTCTAAATTTTTTCTGATAATGTTTTGCAAAGTTTGTCACTTCTCCACTACCCCCTCTCTTAGATTATTTAATGAATATATTCAGCAACACAAGCTTAAGCACAAATCTTAATACTCCACTGATAATTCTCCAATATGAAAATGAACTATTGCTTTCCTACTTTCTTTATTTGTTATCAGTTGTTAGGAATATCTTCCTTTTAATCCAGGCAAGCTTAGTTTCTTGAAGAACCAGGTTGGGGAGCCTTATCCAAAGTGTTCTTTACATGTAAGCAGGCTGTACCAATTGGTATGCCAGCATTTATACACCTGTTGTCTTTTACAAACAACTCAGCCATGTGAAGTATAACCTCTTTGCAAAACTGGTGTTGACTCCCTCATTATACTacataaattattatatatttgtCCATATGTATGCATTCTAGTgttaatttttccttatattATTTTACTAGTTTTCCAAGTCAGATTTACAGCCTTCATTTTCCAGAATCCTTTATCTGAAGTCTTGGGAGCATTTCATTACCTTCAGTTAATCTGGTACTGGGGCCAATGCAAGCAGTAAAAGTTACATCCTGCATGTAAAAGTTTGGCTATTTCACATTTGCGCTGCTGGTGAATACAGCCAGGCTGTCTAGATCTCACTCTGACTCAATTCAAGAACGTCCTCCAGATACTGCACCCATGGGAAATGGTTCCACTGTGAGAACCTCTGTAAGAATTACCCACAGCGGGAGTTTCATTACTGTACTTCAGCTTCACATTTTGCTTGCTGGAGGGTTTGCTCCTTCTctcattattttccatctttataAAAACgcctttaaaaattataaatttcctttaatttgcTGTTAAGCCATTCTGATTGGGAGGGCTTTTGAAAAATAGCATGCTTTTCTGCAAGCCTCTAGCATGGAGTATCACATAGCCTCTCTGCCACCTGCAACCATTAAACCTTCTGACTGCTGCTTTTAATAGGctatcatttttaataaaattccCTTTCTTGGTATCAAAACGTACCATTGTGGAGTTTATTTGGACTTACATTCCTGCAAGGATGACGAACCTGAATATACTATAGCCACAATTACAGATTAGTTCTCTGCTAACTGTCTTTTTAACTAACTCTTACAATACTACTGAAGAACATTGAGGACTTATTATCCTTTTATTGGCCCTTTGATTTGTTCCTCCAGGAAGCAAGCACTTacagttttaacttttttttttgcctttgtaatGCCATCCTGTGCCTCTTACCAAATCTCTGAAGGGTAAGTGAAATCTCCATTAACACCATGGCTGTCCTCAGAACCTCTCTGATCTCCCTTAACATCCCACTGACACTTTTATTATTGTGGTCAAATGATACCAGGCCCAATTTCTACACTATATACATCCCATTAATGCATGGCTTGGCAACCCACAAAGGACTTAGCTGTAGTTATTGATACTATTAATCTAGAGAAATATTAATCACAAGTAAGGCACGTAACAATTCCATCCCATCTCTAATGCAATGTAGTTCTCCAAACTGGATAATTTGTGCCCCAGCATCACAGTGCCCCAACAAGTTTCCATTACCTACTGATGTCCTCATTTAAAACGAGCAGGTCCAAGTTGCCCAAATTTCGATTTGCTGTTCTTACAATGCAAGTTTGTTGCCTGTTCTCACAGGGGTGACTTAAGCAGAGCTTTACTTCTCAGTACTGCTCTTTGACTTTTCAGATGTCAACTTCTACAGTTTCTGTGCcatctccctccccatcccGCTACCCAGGAGCACTGACTTCATCCCATATACTCtttcaaactattttaaataacaaatctGAGGGAGACTGACAAGTTCTTCAGATCTCCTCAATGCCATCCATATGGGTCTGTTTTGGTTCAGACTGAAGCCACCCTTTCTGCACAAATGCCACCTATTCCAAGAGCTCCCACAGTTTCTAATCTAATCCCTTCAACTATGTTCCTCACTCACCCACTGAGAGCTACAGGTATGTCTGTTGAgactgtattctttttttttctcccctcctgtAGCATCATCAGCCACTATTATCTTGACTGAAGACTACTCTAAGAGCTCTCACATTTCAGAGTAAGCAGCCTCTCTCTAGAGAACCTGTGTATTTCTGTAAGTTTCTTGGTCCTTCTTTATACAAGCAATCAGCTCTCAAACTTTTAGGGCAAAGAACCTTACTTTTCTGTCCcttgaagaaataatatttaaactGGGACAGAGAAAACCATTAATTCAGAGcaaaaaagattatatttttacGATGATTTAGTCAGCCTTTTCATACTTTGTGAAAGAGAAACTAATTGGTCTTAGAGAAAATTTCATAGGAAGATACTGAGATACCAAAACCCATTCTTCTCAGACTTCctttccagttatttttttttttttaggagctCATTATAATCGCTCCTATTGTTtgaatattttgacattttctttgcatcttttttctgCTGGATTGACCAGCAACCAACTTCTCAAGtcacaaaatgtaaaacttcATTTGACTTTTTCCCAAGGGTTTACAAGAAGAGCACTTAAGCACTTATTCATTTGAATATTCACCCGTCAGGTCCTGATTTAACTTTGTCTGCTACAAAAGATGACAatctaagaaaacaaatcccCATACTCCCTTagcccctctttttttttttttaaattcacgTTAAGGCCTGTGACAGACAAACTCCAGCAAACCTTACTGTAGTGGTCAAGACACCACCTGCTACTTCCTTGCCTTTTCTGACAGAAGTTACTGTGCCCTTAAAACGAattcagacaaagaaaacacactAATGTGTCAGCTGCTCCAGTTCAGAGCCTGGTATCTGAATTCAAGACACCCTTCCATCAGTCACTTAAGCTAAGAATAGCTTTGATGGAGAGTGGCTGAGGTGCATGTATTAACCCTCTTCTGCCAACTCACTAGAGACGCAGCAACACGGTTCCAGGCAGTGACACCCCACGCTGCTGCATTACCAGAGTTTATCTATAAAAGTCCTAAATGgttctgaaatttattttgtgtatcGGTTAAGTCCTATGAAACCTTAGCGCACCAAAACCAAACTATGCCAAAAAAAGCTACAAACGTGGTTTGCTGCTGGTTTTAAGCAAACTGTCTTTATTCCCACTGAAAACACCTCACCAGAAGTGGCAGATCAATGCGTAGTCTTCTGATATGCAAGACCACAGATCTCcagttaaataaatacatgccaaaatgaattaaaagaaaaaaaataaaaaggaaatatactTGCCTCTTGTTTAGTTACTTTTGCTGCATCCTTGCCTTCAGCACCCTCTGgagactaaaagaaaatattaagtcAGTGCTTTTATTACAGACTTAAAAGCATCTaagcaacagcaaacaaaattgTGGTGAAGACTCTTCTTTCTATACATTGCAGCAACTTAAGGAAGCCTGTTGCAGGCACCATTGTACCAAAGTCATTCTAGATTTTCCAGGCAGGAACGCCAGGACTGATCATCACCAGGTACACATGTATCATACCACACAGCGTCCCCCAGTGATCCCTGCAGCCAATTAACCAAAGCATCTGCAGGCTCCACTGGGAGTTTCACCTAATCAACAGTTGGCAGCACAACAGTATGAACTGGAAACCTGAGGTTTGCTCTTCTAGGGCTTCTGAAATCCCCAAGAAACTTCACATGTTTCTTCCCAAGCATGAACTTCACTGGTAATGAGATGAGGTGAACCAAAAAAGCCCAGCATTACTGAAATGAGTGATTTCTTTATCTTATTTACTCCTTTTGTGCCTCAGGCTCACTCAGCTGGAAGCTTTAACAGTATTTTCCCCTCATCTCATCTCCACcatcaaaacagcaaaaaccagTAAAACACTAAGACTTCTTCAGGAACGCTAGGGACAAACATCTTTCTTCATAAGAACAAAGCCTCAACCTGGCTGTTGTTGTCTGCCAGAGGTACCAAGGAAACTTTAGCTGAACCACTGCTAGAAATCCAgcttctgttctttcatttaCAACCCAAGATGCATTACTTTACATTTTGCAAACGACACGGTTTCCACCTAGATGCAAGAAATTCATGGAAAAACAGCACACAGTAGCAGTTGGAGGAGAACTACAAGAAAcgcatgtttttaaaaaaggtgtttaacaggcagcagagaaggCAATTTGGTAgcccttctgtttttcaatCAGTAAAGGAGCAGGCTagttatcttttcctttctccttccaatTCACCCTTAACACATAGGTTTTGACACGGAATTCCTTGGAGTTACGCAGGTGGGGGTTGGAGCAGAGAAAAGGACCGGCGGGTTCGCAGCAGCTGCCCACTGCCTTCTCCTGTCATTGGGCACTAACATACTTACAGAAAGACACTTTGCAACTCCCCGCTCGAAAATAAAATGTGGCTTTGTTACTCGGTGCTCTCCAGCCAGAAGCGAGGCATGCCACAAGAGcagctggtttaaaaaaagcCGAGGAGCGATCGTCTAAGCAGCTAGCAAACAGCAGGAAGTTAAGCAGCACCAAGCGGGGTAGAGCAACTCAGAATAGCAACAGTC
It encodes the following:
- the HMGN3 gene encoding high mobility group nucleosome-binding domain-containing protein 3 isoform X8, encoding MLEATCRPSPEGAEGKDAAKVTKQEPTRRSARLSAKPAPPKPEPKPRKTTKEPGTKANKGAKGKKDEKQEAAKEGTTPSENGENKAEEAQKTESVGDKKE
- the HMGN3 gene encoding high mobility group nucleosome-binding domain-containing protein 3 isoform X9 — translated: MPKRKSPEGAEGKDAAKVTKQEPTRRSARLSAKPAPPKPEPKPRKTTKKEPGTKANKGAKGKKDEKQEAAKEGTTPSENGENKAEEAQKTESVGDKKE
- the HMGN3 gene encoding high mobility group nucleosome-binding domain-containing protein 3 isoform X7; the protein is MLEATCRPSPEGAEGKDAAKVTKQEPTRRSARLSAKPAPPKPEPKPRKTTKKEPGTKANKGAKGKKDEKQEAAKEGTTPSENGENKAEEAQKTESVGDKKE
- the HMGN3 gene encoding high mobility group nucleosome-binding domain-containing protein 3 isoform X4, with the protein product MLEATCRPSPEGAEGKDAAKVTKQEPTRRSARLSAKPAPPKPEPKPRKTTKEPGTKANKGAKGKKDEKQEAAKEGTTPSENGENKAEEIRISRSTVSVSTSRGAPPSTLSVKGQIETVKVKGSEN
- the HMGN3 gene encoding high mobility group nucleosome-binding domain-containing protein 3 isoform X5; amino-acid sequence: MPKRKSPEGAEGKDAAKVTKQEPTRRSARLSAKPAPPKPEPKPRKTTKKEPGTKANKGAKGKKDEKQEAAKEGTTPSENGENKAEEIRISRSTVSVSTSRGAPPSTLSVKGQIETVKVKGSEN
- the HMGN3 gene encoding high mobility group nucleosome-binding domain-containing protein 3 isoform X3 encodes the protein MLEATCRPSPEGAEGKDAAKVTKQEPTRRSARLSAKPAPPKPEPKPRKTTKKEPGTKANKGAKGKKDEKQEAAKEGTTPSENGENKAEEIRISRSTVSVSTSRGAPPSTLSVKGQIETVKVKGSEN
- the HMGN3 gene encoding high mobility group nucleosome-binding domain-containing protein 3 isoform X6 codes for the protein MPKRKSPEGAEGKDAAKVTKQEPTRRSARLSAKPAPPKPEPKPRKTTKEPGTKANKGAKGKKDEKQEAAKEGTTPSENGENKAEEIRISRSTVSVSTSRGAPPSTLSVKGQIETVKVKGSEN
- the HMGN3 gene encoding high mobility group nucleosome-binding domain-containing protein 3 isoform X1 → MLEATCRPSPEGAEGKDAAKVTKQEPTRRSARLSAKPAPPKPEPKPRKTTKKEPGTKANKGAKGKKDEKQEAAKEGTTPSENGENKAEEIRISRSTVSVSTSRGAPPSTLSVKGQIETVKVKGTVEHSACVQ
- the HMGN3 gene encoding high mobility group nucleosome-binding domain-containing protein 3 isoform X2, with translation MPKRKSPEGAEGKDAAKVTKQEPTRRSARLSAKPAPPKPEPKPRKTTKKEPGTKANKGAKGKKDEKQEAAKEGTTPSENGENKAEEIRISRSTVSVSTSRGAPPSTLSVKGQIETVKVKGTVEHSACVQ